Below is a genomic region from Ketobacter sp. MCCC 1A13808.
ACGTCCGGATAATGCTGGGATACAGACTTTTAAAATCCAACACCAACACATGCTCATACAGTCCCGGTTGTGATTGCATCACATAACCGCCGGGCGCATCGATGTCACTCTGGACCTCGCCGATGTTCGGTGCCACGTACCCTGCACGATGCAAACGCGGCAAATACAGATTTTCAAATGCCGCGACTGATCCCCCTACTTTATCCATAGGCAAACCGGTCAGGCGGGTACGCTCGATTGCAAAGTTCAGCAAATCCGCTTTTTCGAAAATATCCGAGACCAGACAACAATCTTCCACGTTATAACGGGCCAGCGCGAGTTTATCCTTAAGAAACAAATCGGTTATGGCGGTACCGCGGTTGTCCACATCGTGGATCAATTTGCCACGATCCAGAAGCTGCCTGGCAACAGTTTCCAAAGAAAACGATTCGAAGCTCCAGGTGGCCGCTTTCAAGGTGTCAATACCATCCAAAACTACCCGCCCCGGTATCAGCACAAAGTAATGCTGGTTTTCATCCCTTGCCTGACGCCATTCCGCAAGTTCTTCGCCCCGCCCCAAAGTGAATGCTACTTTTAATTCATCACAGCGTTTCTGCAAAAACCGCAAATCAAAGTTAATGACGTTCCAACCAATGACAATATCGGGATCCAAGTGCTGGAACCAATTAAGAAAGCGTCGTATTAAATCCGCTTCCGAATCGAACCAGCGGACTGCAAAGTCTTCGTCAGCAAATACCTGGGGAGAACCCAGCATGAAAACCTGTTTAATCCGAGTCTGCTCGGAATCAAATGCATGCACCGCGATCGAATACAACTGCGACCCATCCATAGCCGTTTCGATATCCACCGACGCACACAGCAGATTCAACGGCCCGGGATCGGAACGCATCAATTTCGGATTTGGATTGTCATCACTGTCAGTAGCGGCCACCATCGCGCGCAGATCGCCGGTAATGAATCGCTCGCTAAGATAACGGTCAACGGTTCGGATATCAGCTTCCCACAAGGTAATACCCCGTTGCTCACAAAGATCCCGAACCTGGTGCAACAATCGCTGACTGCGGAAATAAACTGCGTGTACCGGCACATTGGTGAAGGACTTCAACGCCAATTGGCGCAGTCGGAAACCGGTTTGCCCCGGCAGCAAATCCGCTAATTGAGCCGCTTGTTCAGAGCCGACAAAGCACACCGCTTCCTGCTGGCCAATGACCAACTTACGGGCACCACGATCCGTATATATCCAATAAATCAGACATAACCCGTCCGCCTGTTCACGCCACTGCCGGGTTAATACCAGCCCGCTAATCGTCTCCACTGATGCCGCTTACACCTTCAGGCAATTTCACTTGCCTTTAAAATCAAACTCAGCCCAGACCGGACAATGATCGCTCGGCCTTTCGAGGGCGCGGATATCATAATCAATACCCGTATCGCGCAATCTGGATAGCATCGCTTCGGTCGCCAAAATCAAATCTATGCGTAATCCGCGTTTCGGCTCACGCTCAAAACCTTTACTGCGATAATCAAACCACGAAAACACATCATCCACGTCCGGATTTTGTACCCGATAGGTATCAGTTAAACCCCAGTCCGCAATAAGTTGCAACCATTCACGCTCTTCCGGAAGAAAGCAACATTTGCCGGTTCGCAACCAACGCTTAACATTATCTGCGCCA
It encodes:
- a CDS encoding DNA polymerase II, which encodes METISGLVLTRQWREQADGLCLIYWIYTDRGARKLVIGQQEAVCFVGSEQAAQLADLLPGQTGFRLRQLALKSFTNVPVHAVYFRSQRLLHQVRDLCEQRGITLWEADIRTVDRYLSERFITGDLRAMVAATDSDDNPNPKLMRSDPGPLNLLCASVDIETAMDGSQLYSIAVHAFDSEQTRIKQVFMLGSPQVFADEDFAVRWFDSEADLIRRFLNWFQHLDPDIVIGWNVINFDLRFLQKRCDELKVAFTLGRGEELAEWRQARDENQHYFVLIPGRVVLDGIDTLKAATWSFESFSLETVARQLLDRGKLIHDVDNRGTAITDLFLKDKLALARYNVEDCCLVSDIFEKADLLNFAIERTRLTGLPMDKVGGSVAAFENLYLPRLHRAGYVAPNIGEVQSDIDAPGGYVMQSQPGLYEHVLVLDFKSLYPSIIRTFCIDPLALISGRFEADRSDLCANVFQRDSSAEPDVRDSDWVPGFHGAVFSKTNHLLPDIIKTLWDARDLAKRQQNAPLSQAIKIIMNSFYGVLGTPLCRFFDPLLSSSITLRGHDIMLQTRLLIEERGNKVIYGDTDSVFVWLSQARSGAEAKRSGVALSEYLNQWWTQQLNKLFGLESCLEIEFETHYRHFFMPTMRGSDAGSKKRYAGLIESIDEQQNPTEKLVFKGLEYVRTDWTPLARRVQYDVCWQVFHQQDPLPYLRQVIAGLTAGELDQELIYRKRIRRKLVDYKKNVPPHVQAARKADAWLRSNHRQARYQRGGWISYLMTLNGPEPMEHHPSALDYEHYLDRQLAPAVDGLLQCLGTSVENLMRSQLSLF